The following proteins are co-located in the Dromiciops gliroides isolate mDroGli1 chromosome 2, mDroGli1.pri, whole genome shotgun sequence genome:
- the LOC122743073 gene encoding 40S ribosomal protein S23-like — protein MGKCRGLCTARKLHSHRRDQKWHDKQYKKAHLGTAFKTNPFGGASHTKGIVLEKVGVEAKQPNSAIRKCVRVQLIKNGKKITAFVPNDGCLNFIEENDEVLVAGFGRKGHAVGDIPGVRFKVVKVANVSLLALYKGKKERPRS, from the coding sequence ATGGGTAAGTGCCGTGGTCTTTGTACAGCTAGAAAGCTTCACAGCCACAGAAGAGACCAAAAGTGGCATGACAAACAATACAAGAAAGCTCATTTGGGCACAGCCTTCAAGACCAACCCATTTGGAGGAGCATCTCACACAAAAGGGATTGTCTTGGAGAAAGTTGGTGTTGAAGCCAAGCAGCCCAATTCTGCCATCAGGAAGTGTGTGAGAGTCCAGCTGATTAAGAATGGCAAAAAAATCACTGCCTTTGTTCCCAATGATGGTTGCTTGAACTTTATTGAGGAAAATGATGAAGTTTTGGTTGCTGGATTTGGTCGAAAAGGTCATGCTGTTGGTGATATTCCTGGAGTCCGCTTCAAGGTTGTGAAAGTTGCAAATGTTTCTCTTCTGGCCTTGtacaaaggcaagaaggaaagacCAAGATCATAA